The following are encoded together in the Candidatus Hydrogenedentota bacterium genome:
- a CDS encoding YhcH/YjgK/YiaL family protein — MIAADLSLWRNYFTGPTWTAAFEFLEKLPVDSPDGTGLESIQGDELLYRVMSYPTRGMEGTTVEAHEKYVDIQMSLEGTEAIDWFVLDGLAVDTPYNSELDYALYVRPEQPTGTVVNRPRYFSVFFPEDGHTAQKSATGVSENVRKVVIKVKLSCVRPL; from the coding sequence ATGATCGCTGCCGATCTTTCCCTCTGGCGGAATTATTTCACCGGGCCCACCTGGACCGCGGCCTTTGAGTTTCTGGAGAAACTCCCTGTCGACAGTCCCGACGGGACCGGGCTTGAGTCCATCCAAGGCGACGAGTTGCTCTATCGCGTGATGAGCTATCCCACGCGCGGAATGGAAGGCACGACCGTCGAGGCCCACGAGAAGTACGTGGACATTCAGATGTCGCTGGAAGGTACGGAAGCCATCGACTGGTTCGTTCTGGACGGCCTGGCGGTGGACACGCCCTACAACAGCGAGCTGGATTACGCCCTGTATGTGCGGCCGGAACAACCGACGGGTACCGTGGTCAATCGGCCCCGCTACTTTTCGGTGTTTTTCCCGGAGGACGGACACACCGCGCAGAAGAGCGCGACGGGCGTCTCGGAAAACGTGCGCAAGGTGGTGATCAAGGTGAAATTGTCATGCGTTAGGCCGCTGTGA
- a CDS encoding NTP transferase domain-containing protein, translating into MNIAMIPARMGSQRLKQKNLRELGGVPTIVRAIRKCRAAGCFDEIWVNSEHEAFGELAAAEGVGFHQRPEALANNTATSEQFVHEFLLAHPCERVFQVHSIAPLLTAGQVCEFVAAMAQGGEDTLLSCTHEQIECALDGVPVNFSFTEKTNSQELRPIQRICWSITGWRREAYLAAFEAGNTATYAGRVGFFVLDRLAGHIIKTEEDLQIAEALLSLRDGA; encoded by the coding sequence ATGAACATCGCCATGATCCCCGCGCGCATGGGCAGCCAGCGCCTGAAGCAGAAGAACCTTCGGGAGCTCGGGGGCGTTCCCACGATAGTACGGGCAATCCGCAAGTGCCGGGCGGCGGGCTGTTTTGATGAAATCTGGGTGAACTCGGAGCATGAAGCATTCGGCGAACTTGCTGCGGCCGAGGGGGTGGGCTTTCACCAACGCCCCGAGGCCCTGGCCAATAACACGGCCACCAGCGAGCAATTTGTCCACGAGTTTCTGCTGGCCCATCCCTGCGAGCGGGTCTTTCAAGTCCACTCGATTGCGCCCCTGCTCACGGCGGGGCAGGTGTGCGAATTCGTGGCGGCGATGGCGCAGGGCGGCGAGGACACCCTGCTGAGCTGCACCCACGAACAGATTGAGTGCGCGCTGGACGGCGTACCGGTGAATTTCAGCTTCACGGAGAAGACCAACTCCCAGGAGCTGAGGCCTATCCAGCGAATCTGTTGGAGCATCACCGGCTGGCGGCGCGAGGCCTATCTGGCTGCTTTCGAGGCGGGAAACACGGCGACCTACGCGGGGCGTGTGGGCTTCTTTGTGCTGGATCGTCTTGCGGGGCACATCATCAAAACCGAAGAGGATCTCCAGATTGCCGAGGCGCTGCTGTCCCTGCGGGACGGCGCGTAA